From a region of the uncultured Desulfatiglans sp. genome:
- a CDS encoding hypothetical protein (Evidence 5 : Unknown function), producing MMRLLALEPASPDGPWHTLFRESLERADYRALLAEIQGDGSARVSEPSAAYDVSRMTQGRLFH from the coding sequence TGGAGCCAGCCAGCCCGGACGGCCCCTGGCACACTCTCTTTCGGGAGTCGCTGGAACGGGCCGATTATCGTGCCCTTCTGGCCGAGATTCAGGGGGACGGATCGGCGCGGGTATCCGAACCATCCGCAGCCTACGATGTCTCCCGAATGACCCAGGGGCGGCTGTTTCATTGA
- a CDS encoding conserved hypothetical protein (Evidence 4 : Unknown function but conserved in other organisms): MIERITANPKILGGKPIIRGTRISVEFILDLLASDVSEKDILEDYPHLTREDIQACLRYAARSCKNEIYVALETAAP; the protein is encoded by the coding sequence ATGATCGAGCGCATCACAGCCAACCCGAAGATACTGGGGGGAAAACCGATTATACGAGGAACGCGTATCTCGGTAGAGTTCATTCTCGATCTGCTGGCCTCCGATGTGTCGGAGAAAGACATCCTTGAAGACTACCCCCACCTGACAAGAGAGGATATTCAGGCATGCCTTCGGTATGCCGCACGTTCCTGCAAAAATGAGATCTATGTGGCGCTGGAGACGGCCGCACCATGA